The proteins below are encoded in one region of Clostridium sp. 'White wine YQ':
- a CDS encoding MerR family transcriptional regulator — protein sequence MQSKTWKVGDLSKLTGLTIRTLHHYDEIGLLHPTFHTEAGHRLYSEEDIIKLQQIMSLKQLDFSLDEIKEFFGNPKYNPKEVIEMQLKRLDEEIKLKNELKGELKELLDVFNSWNKPSFEQLIHSIQLIRNQKKYFTREQRMKLKKQYHKLDDSEMNVQAVKWTKLITSFQDELDKGTPVDDPKVIELAKAWQEGMNFFTGGDKGIIHSAERYYIENPSAAKGSGMSGELYKYIQEILLNIK from the coding sequence GTGCAAAGCAAAACTTGGAAGGTAGGAGATTTATCTAAGCTAACAGGGCTTACAATAAGAACCCTTCACCACTATGATGAAATAGGATTACTACATCCAACATTTCATACTGAGGCTGGGCATCGCTTATATTCTGAAGAGGACATAATAAAACTTCAGCAAATAATGTCCCTTAAACAATTGGATTTTTCGCTAGATGAGATTAAAGAGTTTTTTGGTAATCCTAAATATAATCCTAAAGAAGTTATTGAGATGCAACTTAAACGATTAGATGAAGAAATAAAATTAAAGAATGAGCTTAAAGGTGAATTAAAAGAACTTTTAGATGTTTTTAATTCTTGGAATAAGCCATCTTTTGAACAGCTTATTCATTCAATTCAACTAATTAGAAATCAAAAGAAATATTTCACCAGAGAGCAACGTATGAAGTTAAAAAAGCAATACCATAAACTAGATGATTCAGAAATGAATGTTCAAGCTGTTAAATGGACTAAATTAATTACTTCATTTCAAGATGAGCTAGATAAAGGTACTCCAGTTGATGACCCAAAAGTAATTGAATTAGCAAAGGCATGGCAAGAAGGCATGAATTTCTTTACTGGTGGAGATAAAGGGATTATACATTCTGCTGAACGCTATTACATTGAGAATCCTAGCGCGGCAAAAGGAAGTGGAATGAGTGGAGAACTTTATAAATATATTCAAGAAATATTATTAAATATAAAATAA
- a CDS encoding Hsp33 family molecular chaperone HslO, which produces MNNYIIKTLAYNKQVRILWIDNTDMIKEICDNKNMNKLLKNILGKTVSIAGLISGTLKGNQRVSIKISASERKYKIFTDVDSMGNVRGYINDELLNVPLNEINKLSIEEIIGDKGCIQVLKDLGMNSIFTGITGMPYGNIVDDFSYYFNQSEQIPSFFHVNMIYNENNEIELSRGIMVQLLPGAPSNIIDDIKKVIVENQHIISRNDKELDEISCLLFEDIEILEKSTINFFCGCSKDVFYPMLHSLNREELVDAYENNKSIEMVCNICGEKYVFEKDDIGKLI; this is translated from the coding sequence ATGAATAATTACATTATAAAAACTTTAGCATATAACAAACAGGTACGTATTTTATGGATAGATAATACTGATATGATAAAAGAAATTTGTGATAATAAAAATATGAATAAGCTTTTAAAAAATATACTTGGAAAGACTGTATCAATTGCTGGTTTAATATCAGGAACCTTAAAGGGAAATCAGAGAGTAAGCATAAAAATAAGTGCAAGTGAGAGAAAATATAAAATTTTTACTGATGTTGACTCTATGGGGAATGTACGTGGATATATTAATGATGAATTGCTAAATGTCCCATTGAATGAAATAAATAAATTGTCTATTGAAGAGATCATAGGGGATAAAGGATGTATTCAAGTGTTAAAGGATTTAGGTATGAACAGTATATTTACAGGTATAACTGGAATGCCCTATGGAAATATTGTGGATGATTTTTCATATTATTTTAATCAAAGTGAACAAATTCCGTCTTTTTTTCATGTAAACATGATATATAATGAAAATAATGAAATTGAACTAAGTAGAGGTATAATGGTGCAATTACTGCCAGGTGCCCCTAGTAACATCATTGATGATATAAAGAAAGTTATAGTTGAAAATCAACACATTATATCAAGAAATGATAAGGAACTAGATGAAATTTCATGCTTATTATTTGAGGACATTGAGATTTTAGAAAAGAGTACAATAAATTTCTTTTGCGGATGCTCAAAGGATGTTTTTTATCCAATGTTACATTCTTTAAATAGAGAAGAACTTGTAGATGCATACGAAAATAATAAGTCTATTGAAATGGTATGTAATATATGCGGAGAAAAATATGTCTTTGAAAAAGATGATATAGGAAAACTTATATAA
- a CDS encoding potassium channel family protein, with protein sequence MRVIIIGGGQVGAYLASLLLASGNEIRLIEQCEKTYNKIQKELPQEVLILGSGSSPQVLEKAGIASADVVAAVTGADETNLVVSTLAKMEFGVPRVVARVNNPKNAWLFNIGMGVDIRVNQADLMAHFVAEEMDLKDMFTILKLNRGKFSIVQLKVKQNAKASNRLLRDLSIPQDSVLIAITREKSLLIPKGDTKILVNDDILALTGETSRKELKEIFG encoded by the coding sequence ATGAGAGTTATCATTATAGGTGGCGGACAAGTCGGAGCCTATCTTGCATCCTTATTATTAGCAAGTGGTAATGAAATACGGTTAATTGAACAATGCGAAAAAACATATAATAAGATACAAAAAGAGTTACCACAAGAAGTGTTGATTTTAGGTAGTGGGTCAAGTCCTCAAGTACTTGAAAAAGCAGGAATAGCTTCAGCTGATGTAGTGGCAGCAGTTACAGGTGCAGATGAAACCAATTTAGTAGTATCAACACTTGCTAAAATGGAATTTGGAGTTCCAAGAGTAGTGGCTAGGGTCAATAATCCAAAAAATGCATGGCTATTTAATATTGGAATGGGTGTAGATATTAGAGTTAATCAAGCAGATTTGATGGCGCATTTCGTTGCTGAAGAAATGGACTTAAAAGATATGTTTACTATTTTAAAGCTCAATAGAGGAAAATTCTCCATTGTTCAACTCAAAGTAAAACAAAATGCTAAAGCTTCAAATCGATTATTAAGGGATCTATCTATACCTCAGGATTCAGTACTTATTGCTATTACAAGAGAAAAATCTCTATTGATACCAAAGGGAGATACAAAAATTTTAGTAAATGATGATATATTGGCGTTAACTGGTGAAACTAGTAGAAAAGAATTAAAAGAAATATTTGGATAA
- a CDS encoding potassium channel family protein, producing the protein MIDMKVIVVGLGRMGTGLSLNLVKKGHQVTVIDSNPEAFNGLGKDFKGTKIVGFGFDRDVLSKAQIDKVDAVVSCTTSDEINAVIARIARNIYRVPRVVARLYDSRSADIYHRLGIQAVSTTTWGIERATEMLTYNQLDSVYEMGNGHVNLVRIEIPSLLVGHTVNELIVIGEIQIVSISRNNKTFIPTRGTVFEAEDVIYISVIASAINKLKSMLGIG; encoded by the coding sequence GTGATAGACATGAAGGTTATTGTAGTAGGTTTAGGAAGAATGGGAACAGGTTTATCGCTTAATCTTGTAAAAAAAGGGCACCAGGTAACAGTTATAGATTCTAATCCAGAAGCATTTAATGGCTTAGGTAAAGACTTTAAAGGAACAAAAATTGTTGGTTTTGGGTTTGACAGAGATGTACTAAGTAAGGCTCAAATTGACAAAGTCGATGCTGTGGTATCTTGCACTACAAGTGATGAAATTAATGCAGTTATAGCTAGGATAGCAAGAAATATTTATAGAGTACCACGCGTAGTTGCAAGGCTTTATGATTCTAGAAGTGCAGATATTTATCACAGATTAGGAATACAAGCTGTTTCAACAACAACTTGGGGTATTGAAAGAGCAACTGAAATGCTAACTTACAATCAATTAGATAGCGTTTATGAAATGGGAAATGGACATGTTAATTTAGTACGTATAGAGATACCTTCTTTATTGGTTGGACATACCGTAAATGAATTAATTGTTATTGGAGAAATACAAATTGTTTCTATTAGCCGTAATAATAAAACCTTTATACCAACTAGAGGAACTGTATTTGAAGCAGAAGATGTTATATATATATCAGTAATTGCTTCTGCAATAAATAAGTTAAAGTCAATGTTGGGTATAGGGTAA
- a CDS encoding winged helix-turn-helix domain-containing protein yields MDINSIPDIFQSKLRISIIACLMTGEKTFKEVKEITKATDGNLSVQMSKMEDGGYIEVYKDFHDNKPRTRYNLTEEGRSEFIDYVNTLESVIKQYSNKDK; encoded by the coding sequence TTGGATATTAATTCTATACCTGACATATTTCAATCAAAGCTTAGGATATCAATAATAGCATGTCTAATGACTGGAGAAAAAACATTCAAAGAGGTAAAGGAAATTACAAAAGCTACAGATGGAAACTTAAGTGTGCAGATGTCAAAGATGGAAGATGGGGGATATATAGAAGTTTATAAAGACTTCCATGATAATAAACCAAGAACAAGATACAATTTGACAGAAGAAGGAAGATCAGAGTTCATTGATTATGTAAATACCTTAGAAAGTGTGATAAAGCAATATAGTAATAAAGATAAATAA
- a CDS encoding MazG-like protein, with translation MKDINFSEVVERSMQIRKMYHKLEKNYHEKEWTVEEDALAFLTDAGLVGRLTMANQGRWPINGDNVSELEHKLGECIWWLIILAERMNIDINEAVEKFILKTEKHLNI, from the coding sequence ATGAAAGACATAAATTTTAGTGAAGTTGTAGAACGTTCCATGCAAATAAGAAAAATGTATCATAAGTTAGAAAAGAATTATCATGAAAAAGAGTGGACAGTAGAGGAAGATGCTTTGGCTTTTCTTACTGATGCTGGATTAGTAGGTCGCCTTACTATGGCGAATCAAGGACGTTGGCCAATAAATGGAGATAATGTATCGGAACTAGAACACAAGCTAGGAGAGTGCATATGGTGGTTAATAATTTTAGCTGAACGCATGAATATAGATATAAATGAAGCAGTAGAAAAATTTATATTAAAGACAGAGAAACACTTAAATATCTAA
- a CDS encoding cell wall-binding repeat-containing protein, with the protein MKKKKSFILMLVFLLITSASLSFGTYKVKAVTQFNVTNSYPVNNGSKAPIIGFIAFQFNSAVNIDSTKDILGDCTIKNYIVKQETTDNVLMLYYNNLNYNTNYTVKLNAAALKDSNGVQLSGDYNLTFTTGAEYERLSGPSRYETSVEIAKFGGNHADYVVLATGEDFPDALCAVPLATKYGAPILLTNKNELPSAVQSEITSLNPKEIFIVGGIGVISDNVKNVLQSQGIKVTRISGNDRYETSLAIAQNVNGPTNSEAFIVTGNDYPDALSIASYAGNKHIPILLTDKNQLPTSVKNYISSEGITKTYVIGGPGVVSDNVLSTLPNADRVAGNNRYETNMEVLSNFPFFYGETYFATGQSFADALSGAALAGTLNNPIILVDSSMPDDVASAIRNNKDIMKMKRILGGTGAVPDSIINRILK; encoded by the coding sequence ATGAAAAAGAAAAAATCGTTTATATTAATGCTTGTCTTCTTGCTAATTACATCCGCTAGCTTGTCATTTGGAACCTATAAAGTTAAGGCTGTAACGCAATTTAATGTTACTAATAGTTATCCAGTTAATAATGGTAGTAAAGCGCCTATTATTGGATTTATTGCGTTTCAGTTTAATAGCGCTGTAAATATAGATTCTACAAAAGATATTTTAGGAGATTGTACAATCAAAAATTATATTGTAAAACAAGAAACTACGGATAATGTATTAATGCTTTATTATAATAATCTTAATTATAATACCAATTATACTGTTAAATTAAATGCAGCTGCACTAAAGGATAGTAATGGAGTACAGTTATCAGGAGATTATAACTTAACTTTTACAACTGGAGCAGAATATGAGAGGTTATCAGGTCCTTCTAGATATGAAACCAGTGTAGAGATTGCAAAATTTGGAGGGAATCATGCAGACTATGTTGTGCTTGCTACTGGTGAAGATTTTCCAGATGCATTGTGTGCAGTACCTCTAGCTACAAAATATGGAGCTCCAATTTTATTGACTAATAAAAATGAGCTTCCTTCAGCAGTTCAAAGTGAAATTACTAGTCTTAATCCAAAAGAGATATTTATAGTAGGAGGAATTGGAGTAATATCTGACAATGTAAAGAATGTACTTCAAAGCCAAGGAATTAAAGTTACAAGAATTTCAGGAAATGATCGTTATGAAACATCTCTTGCAATAGCTCAAAATGTTAATGGCCCTACTAATTCAGAAGCGTTTATAGTAACTGGCAATGATTATCCAGATGCCCTATCAATTGCTTCATATGCAGGTAATAAACATATACCAATATTACTTACGGATAAGAATCAACTTCCTACTAGTGTGAAGAATTATATAAGTAGTGAAGGGATAACAAAAACTTATGTTATTGGAGGGCCAGGCGTTGTAAGTGATAATGTACTTAGTACATTACCTAATGCTGATAGAGTTGCAGGTAATAATAGATATGAAACTAATATGGAGGTACTTTCAAATTTTCCATTCTTCTATGGGGAAACTTATTTTGCAACTGGACAATCATTTGCTGATGCATTGTCTGGAGCTGCCTTAGCTGGAACATTAAATAATCCTATAATCCTAGTTGATAGCTCAATGCCAGATGATGTAGCTAGTGCAATAAGAAATAATAAAGATATTATGAAGATGAAAAGAATTCTTGGTGGAACAGGTGCAGTACCAGATTCAATAATTAATAGAATCCTCAAATAA
- a CDS encoding DNA-3-methyladenine glycosylase I produces MGECSWPGNSEMMRRYHDNEWCIPSHDDSYIFEMLTLEGAQSGLSWNIVLSKREEYRKAFKNFDIEYCSRLSDDDLEKIREEYNVVKNLLKLKSVRNNALEIIKIQSEFGSFSNYLWKYVDFKPVINNWESEASVPAQDSISEQISKDLKKRNFKFVGPVTMYSFMQAIGMVDDHKRTCPFHSLNR; encoded by the coding sequence TTGGGTGAATGTTCATGGCCAGGAAATAGTGAAATGATGAGAAGATATCATGACAATGAGTGGTGTATACCAAGTCATGATGATTCATACATATTTGAAATGCTTACATTAGAAGGAGCACAGTCAGGCCTTTCTTGGAATATAGTACTTTCTAAAAGAGAGGAGTATAGAAAAGCATTTAAGAATTTTGATATTGAGTATTGTTCAAGGTTAAGCGACGATGATTTAGAAAAAATAAGAGAAGAATATAATGTGGTTAAAAACTTACTAAAGCTTAAATCTGTAAGAAATAATGCACTGGAGATTATTAAGATACAGTCAGAATTCGGCAGCTTTTCTAATTACCTATGGAAGTATGTTGATTTTAAACCTGTAATAAATAACTGGGAATCAGAAGCTAGTGTTCCAGCTCAAGATAGTATTTCTGAACAAATAAGTAAGGACTTAAAGAAGCGTAATTTCAAGTTTGTAGGCCCAGTAACCATGTATTCATTTATGCAAGCAATTGGAATGGTAGATGATCACAAAAGAACATGTCCATTTCATTCTCTGAATAGATAG
- a CDS encoding sugar ABC transporter substrate-binding protein — protein MYQSMPNSFAVPITYVNCEILEMKICTIYNRKQIVIGVSFPNQGIPRWVKDKEFMEKYGYQRNVIMKIENANYNIDLQGKQVEELISENIDVLIIAPLDSIACADSVKAAKDEGVKVISYDGLVANADLDLFVTFDSTQVGELQGKYLTQVVPRGNYIIMSGDHNDPNSKLYKDGAMEYIKPLVNIGSINIVTDKEVINWYPENAYKIVKDSLLTNNNKINAILAPNDDTAGGAIRALEEQGLAGKVAVTGQDATIDAIKRIISGTQSMTVFNDSRELAKVAIDSAIKLANNQFVEHNILLNNGKENVPTIIIPPTLVTRNNITQTIINSGYWKSEEIYKF, from the coding sequence ATGTATCAATCAATGCCAAATTCTTTTGCAGTTCCAATTACTTATGTAAATTGTGAAATTTTGGAGATGAAAATTTGTACAATATACAATAGAAAACAAATAGTAATAGGTGTTTCTTTTCCCAATCAAGGAATACCTAGATGGGTAAAAGATAAAGAATTTATGGAAAAATACGGCTATCAAAGAAATGTCATCATGAAAATTGAAAATGCTAATTATAATATTGATTTACAAGGAAAGCAGGTAGAGGAATTAATATCAGAGAATATAGATGTATTAATTATAGCTCCTTTAGATTCAATAGCTTGTGCTGATTCTGTTAAGGCAGCGAAGGATGAGGGGGTTAAAGTAATCTCTTATGATGGACTCGTAGCAAATGCTGATTTAGATTTATTTGTAACTTTTGATAGTACTCAAGTTGGCGAGTTACAAGGAAAATATCTTACACAAGTTGTTCCTAGAGGCAATTATATTATTATGTCTGGAGATCATAATGATCCAAATTCTAAACTCTATAAAGATGGTGCAATGGAATATATTAAACCTCTAGTCAATATAGGCTCAATAAATATAGTTACAGATAAAGAAGTAATCAATTGGTATCCAGAAAATGCTTATAAAATAGTAAAAGATTCGCTGCTTACAAATAACAACAAAATCAATGCTATATTAGCTCCTAATGATGATACAGCTGGTGGCGCAATACGTGCTTTAGAAGAACAAGGATTAGCTGGTAAAGTGGCAGTTACAGGACAAGATGCAACAATAGATGCTATAAAAAGAATTATAAGTGGAACTCAATCAATGACTGTTTTTAATGATTCAAGAGAACTTGCCAAGGTTGCTATAGATTCTGCAATTAAACTAGCAAATAACCAATTTGTAGAACATAATATACTTTTAAACAATGGTAAAGAGAATGTTCCAACCATAATTATTCCCCCTACATTAGTAACTCGAAATAATATAACACAAACTATAATAAATAGTGGATATTGGAAAAGTGAAGAAATTTATAAATTTTAA
- a CDS encoding GNAT family N-acetyltransferase — MEIVKVTQNNIDIFSKVLSESARWLDLTNKSMWKLDDLTPNALLKKYDIDEMKLCYDNEILIGVYILQWYDPLFWSELNKMESGILHKLSVCREYSKMGYGKKIIESAELLCKKQGVSSLRLNCGTSRPKLRKFYESVGFEMVDRVFIDNRDQIRYLKLIR; from the coding sequence ATGGAAATTGTTAAGGTAACTCAAAATAATATTGACATATTTTCTAAAGTTCTAAGTGAATCAGCAAGGTGGTTGGATTTAACAAATAAATCAATGTGGAAGTTGGATGATTTAACTCCTAATGCACTGCTGAAGAAATATGATATTGATGAAATGAAGTTATGTTATGATAATGAAATTTTGATTGGAGTCTATATTTTACAATGGTATGACCCTCTTTTTTGGAGTGAATTAAATAAGATGGAATCAGGAATTCTACATAAGCTATCGGTATGTAGAGAATATAGTAAAATGGGTTATGGTAAAAAAATAATTGAATCTGCTGAGTTATTATGCAAAAAACAAGGTGTAAGTTCTTTAAGACTTAATTGTGGTACTTCAAGACCAAAGCTTCGTAAGTTTTATGAAAGTGTGGGTTTTGAAATGGTTGATAGGGTGTTTATAGATAATAGAGATCAGATTAGATATTTGAAATTAATTAGATAA
- a CDS encoding YdeI/OmpD-associated family protein, which yields MKKEFKAVIKQHGEKNASYIEPPFDVKEVFGSKRVKVKATFDGVEYRGSVVSMGGCYMLGITQEIRNKIGKGFGDEIFVTLEKDEEERSVEIPEDFNTAMSKNDAAVSTFKTLSYTAQKEYITWITSAKREETRLDRIAKAITLLSEGKKLR from the coding sequence TTGAAGAAAGAATTTAAAGCAGTTATAAAACAACATGGAGAAAAAAATGCCTCCTATATTGAACCACCATTTGATGTTAAGGAAGTATTCGGTTCTAAACGTGTTAAGGTTAAAGCAACTTTTGATGGGGTTGAATATCGAGGATCTGTTGTAAGTATGGGCGGATGTTACATGCTTGGAATTACTCAAGAGATTAGAAATAAAATCGGAAAAGGATTTGGGGACGAAATATTTGTAACTTTAGAAAAAGATGAAGAAGAACGTTCAGTTGAGATTCCTGAAGACTTTAATACAGCAATGAGTAAAAATGATGCTGCTGTATCAACCTTTAAAACACTTTCATATACCGCACAGAAAGAATACATAACTTGGATTACTTCAGCTAAACGTGAAGAAACTAGATTAGATCGTATAGCAAAGGCTATCACTCTGTTATCTGAAGGTAAGAAACTAAGATAA
- a CDS encoding cation-translocating P-type ATPase has product MNTDEAKVDVKKSIYKLPADKVYEVFGSSYMGLTMEQAVEYQKEQGKNVIDEKKKKSVLLIFLGNFTHLMAVLLWVGGIVAFFAGMPELAVAIWLVNVINGIFSFWQEHRASKATDALRNMLPSYARVIRNGEEQKILSEDLVIGDIVLLEEGDKISADARLIECSDLQVNQSTLTGESNPVRKVKDAVLKDDLTLAEIPNLIFAGTSVSEGNGKAIVIEIGMKTEFGKIAGLTQNMEKEDSPLQKEMNRLTKQISIIAIAFGVFFFIAALFLVNEPIASSFIFSLGMIVAFIPEGLLPTVTLSLAMAVQRMSKRNALVKTLSSVETLGSTTVICTDKTGTLTQNEMTVSNLWLINKEFKVTGVGYGPEGDIFEGNKKVKAEDDKDLKLLLTGAALCSNARLLPPSEESSRYTVLGDPTEACLGVVAEKAGINMHEQAELTPRLRELPFESRRKRMTTIHELQEEIEGTKRIAYIKGAPKEIMKLSETIRINGEVKAITDKMRDEIMKANDGYAREGLRVLAVAYRLLHKDDNIPVAMSAYTPENIEKDLVFVGLIVMADPPRPEVSDAVEECRRAGIRIVMITGDYGLTAESIAKRIGIVKGNNPRVVSGLELEELSDEKLKEYLKDEIIFARVAPEQKLRVVTNLQQMGEIVAVTGDGVNDAPALKKADIGVAMGIAGTDVAKEAADMILTDDNFASIVHAIEEGRAVYSNIRKFMLYILNSNVPEAVPSAMFLFSRGAIPLPLTVMQILTIDLGTDMLPALGLGTEKPEKGVMNEPPRNQKEPLLNKKLVIKAFLWYGMLGSITSAISYFFINFQNGWPKVPLAGGDNPIYIKATAMTLAAIVFSQVGAVFNCRTEKQSVFKVGIFSNKQVNFGVIFEIFLISALVYLPLFQSIFHTAALDLSDCLLLFIWPPLILLVEEVRKAIFRRKKFKKNS; this is encoded by the coding sequence ATGAACACTGATGAAGCAAAAGTAGATGTTAAGAAAAGTATTTACAAACTTCCAGCTGATAAGGTATATGAAGTGTTTGGATCAAGCTACATGGGATTAACTATGGAGCAAGCAGTAGAATATCAGAAAGAACAAGGGAAAAATGTCATCGATGAGAAAAAGAAAAAGTCAGTACTGCTTATCTTCCTTGGAAATTTTACTCACTTAATGGCTGTTCTATTGTGGGTTGGAGGTATAGTTGCCTTTTTTGCAGGGATGCCAGAACTAGCAGTTGCTATTTGGTTGGTTAATGTTATAAATGGAATTTTTAGTTTTTGGCAGGAACATCGTGCAAGCAAAGCAACAGATGCGTTAAGAAATATGCTACCTTCTTATGCACGTGTTATTCGTAATGGAGAGGAGCAAAAAATATTATCTGAGGATTTAGTAATTGGAGATATCGTTTTATTAGAAGAAGGCGATAAAATATCAGCAGATGCACGATTAATTGAGTGCAGTGATTTACAGGTCAATCAATCAACTCTTACGGGGGAGTCTAATCCAGTTCGTAAGGTAAAGGATGCAGTATTAAAAGATGACCTTACATTAGCTGAAATACCTAATTTGATTTTTGCAGGGACAAGCGTTTCAGAGGGAAATGGAAAGGCTATTGTAATTGAAATAGGAATGAAAACTGAATTTGGCAAAATTGCAGGGCTTACCCAGAACATGGAGAAAGAGGATAGCCCTTTACAAAAAGAAATGAATAGATTAACAAAGCAAATATCAATAATAGCTATAGCATTTGGTGTTTTCTTTTTTATTGCAGCATTATTCTTAGTAAATGAGCCTATTGCATCATCATTTATTTTTTCATTAGGAATGATTGTTGCATTTATTCCTGAGGGGTTACTCCCAACAGTTACTTTGTCACTTGCCATGGCAGTACAAAGAATGTCAAAAAGAAATGCTTTAGTAAAGACACTATCTTCAGTTGAAACCTTAGGAAGTACTACAGTTATCTGTACAGATAAAACAGGTACACTAACTCAAAATGAAATGACAGTAAGTAATCTATGGTTAATTAATAAAGAGTTTAAAGTTACTGGTGTGGGGTATGGGCCAGAGGGAGATATTTTTGAAGGAAATAAAAAAGTTAAGGCAGAGGATGATAAAGATCTAAAATTATTGCTAACAGGAGCAGCACTATGTAGTAATGCAAGGCTATTACCTCCAAGCGAAGAATCAAGTAGATATACTGTTTTAGGAGATCCAACAGAAGCTTGTTTGGGAGTTGTTGCTGAAAAAGCAGGTATTAATATGCACGAACAAGCAGAATTGACACCTAGATTAAGAGAGTTGCCATTCGAGTCACGTAGAAAAAGGATGACAACTATTCATGAATTGCAAGAAGAGATAGAGGGTACTAAGCGCATAGCTTATATAAAGGGTGCTCCAAAAGAGATAATGAAGTTAAGTGAAACTATTCGAATAAATGGCGAAGTAAAGGCAATTACAGATAAGATGCGAGATGAAATAATGAAAGCTAATGATGGATATGCTCGAGAAGGGTTGCGTGTTTTAGCTGTGGCATATCGGTTGCTTCATAAGGATGATAATATACCGGTTGCTATGAGTGCCTACACACCAGAAAATATTGAAAAAGACTTAGTATTTGTAGGGTTGATTGTTATGGCAGATCCACCTAGGCCAGAGGTATCGGATGCAGTTGAAGAATGTCGTAGAGCGGGTATCAGAATTGTAATGATTACTGGAGATTATGGATTAACAGCAGAAAGCATTGCAAAACGTATTGGTATTGTAAAAGGAAATAATCCAAGAGTAGTATCAGGTCTAGAATTAGAAGAACTTTCTGATGAAAAGTTAAAAGAATACTTAAAGGATGAAATTATCTTTGCAAGGGTAGCACCAGAACAAAAACTAAGGGTAGTAACAAATTTGCAGCAAATGGGAGAAATAGTAGCAGTTACAGGAGATGGGGTAAATGATGCACCAGCACTTAAGAAAGCTGATATAGGTGTTGCAATGGGGATTGCAGGTACTGATGTAGCTAAGGAAGCTGCTGATATGATTCTTACTGATGATAACTTTGCATCGATCGTTCATGCAATAGAGGAAGGCCGTGCTGTTTATAGTAATATCCGAAAGTTTATGCTTTATATTTTGAATTCAAATGTACCTGAGGCAGTCCCTTCAGCTATGTTCCTATTTTCACGCGGGGCTATTCCATTACCACTTACAGTTATGCAAATCCTAACAATTGATTTAGGTACAGATATGTTACCTGCATTAGGACTTGGAACTGAAAAACCAGAAAAAGGAGTTATGAATGAGCCTCCACGTAATCAAAAAGAGCCTTTATTAAATAAAAAGTTAGTCATTAAGGCCTTTTTGTGGTATGGAATGTTAGGTTCAATAACTTCAGCTATTTCGTATTTCTTTATTAATTTTCAAAATGGATGGCCAAAGGTTCCACTTGCAGGAGGGGATAATCCAATATATATAAAGGCAACTGCAATGACCCTTGCAGCAATTGTATTTAGCCAAGTTGGAGCAGTATTTAATTGCCGTACAGAAAAACAATCTGTATTTAAAGTTGGGATATTTAGTAATAAGCAAGTAAACTTTGGAGTCATTTTTGAGATTTTCCTAATCTCAGCATTGGTATATTTACCATTATTCCAATCAATTTTCCATACAGCAGCATTAGATTTATCTGACTGCTTGCTATTATTTATTTGGCCACCACTAATATTACTAGTGGAAGAAGTAAGAAAAGCTATATTTCGTAGAAAAAAGTTTAAAAAAAATAGTTAG